The Gemmatimonadaceae bacterium DNA segment CGCGGTCGAGGAAGGCGTCCGGTTCCGGATAGGTATCGTTGGCCTTGAAGAACATATGCTCGAACAGATGCGCGAGGCCGGCGTACTCGGGCGGCTGCGTGAAGGCGCCGTTCTTGACGACCAACTCGATGGTGGCGAGCGGGACGCCACCGTTCGGCACGACGATGACCTCGAGTCCGTTGGCCAGCACGCAACGCTGGATGGTGCGCTCGAGTTCGGCCCGCTGCGCGGCGACGGGTTCGGCCGAAGCCGCCAACGTCCCCAACAATGCCAGCGTCATCGCGATGGCACGCCATCCACGGCTGGCGGCTCGCCTCGCGCCCGCGTTGATTTCCCGCATCCTATGCATCATACCCCTTCGAGTGGTCGTTCGCAGTCGTCAGCCGAGCTCGCGGCGGCCTTGGCGCCGGCACTCGGCGTCGACCGGCTCCGGCGGGATGTCCCGCTCGCTCCGTACACCACGTTCCGCATCGGCGGTCCCGCCGACGTGCTGTACGATGCCACGACGGCGGAGGAACTCGCCACTGCCGTGACGGCGGCGCGCCGCGCCGGCATCCCGGTCTTCGTCCTCGGACTCGGGGCGAACATCCTCGTCGGCGACCTCGGCGTGCGTGGCCTGGTCGTGCGGAACCGCGCCGACGCCGTGCACATTGGCGTCGACGGACGCGTGTATGCCGAGAGCGGGGCAATCATCGCCGACGTCATCAAGGCGACCGTTGCCGCCGGCTGGTCCGGGCTCGAGCACTATGTCGGCATCCCGAGCTCGGTCGGCGGTGCGGTCTGGCAGAACCTGCACTTCCTGTCGCCGGCGCCTGAGCGCGCGCGCACGATGTTCATCGCCGAGGTCGTCGCCGCAGTCGACTTGCTGTTGCCGACCGGCGAGCGGCAGCGCGTGCGTGGGGATGAGATGCAGTTCGGCTACGACGTCTCTCGCCTGCACGGCAGCGGCGAGATCGCGCTCGGCGTGGAGTTCCAGCTGGCGGCGGGCGATGCCGCCGAGATGCACCGCATCCAGCAGGAGAACCTGGCCTGGCGCGGGGCCCGCCATCCGTGGCTCGAGGTGCACCCCAGCGCGGGCAGCATCTTCAAGAAGATCGAAGGCGTCGGTGCCGGGCGGCTCATCGACCAGTGCGGGCTCAAGGGGTTCCGCATCGGCGACGCGCAGATCTCGCACATCCACGCCAACATTATGGTAAACCTGGGTCAGGCCACGGCGGCGGACGTCCGCAGGCTCATCGTGCACGCGCAGGAGGCCGTGCGCGCCAAGTGCAGTCAGTCGCTGGAACCCGAGATCGGATTCATCGGCGAGTTCAGCGCGACGTAGGGTCGGTGGAATCGGTGGCGGGCAGGCAGGGCACCAGCATCAGCTGCCGTCCGAGGCCGCGCATTGCCCGCGGCACGGGCCCGCCACGCGGGATCTCGCCGCGCTCGACGCGGCGCGAGAGCCCCTGCCGCGTTTCCGTCCACCACGTGGACGTCGTGCGGTCGCGCTCGCCGTCCCAGATGAGCCCGCGCTGGCCGCGCGCAGGGACGCGGCGGATGTACTCCACACGGCTCAGCGCGCCCGTGGCCGGCTGGGCGACGGCGTAGAGCACCGCCGAGGAGCCATCACCGAAGCGGAAGCTGATGCGCCGGCGCGTCGTACCGATCGACGCGGGTTCGAGCACGCGGCAGCGCGTGGAATCCGGCGGCGTCGCCCGCGCCTCGATGAGCGCATCGCGCACGTCGAGGAACTCGCGCAGCGGGTCAGGAAGCGCGCTGAAGGCCGCCGAGTCTGCGGCGGCGGAGTCGGCGAGTTGCTGCTCGTATGGCGTGAGCGCGGCCTCGACCTGCCGTGGACCTTCGCAGGCGACGGCGGCGGCCAGTGCGGCGCCTAGAGCCGCTGCCCGAGTTCGAAGACCCATCGCCATTCTGCAGGATAGTCCAAGGGGCGCGCGACGCCCAGCCCCACCGCCTGGCCGAAGAACCGAAGCGTCAAGGATGCCGAGGATCGCACGCGCCCGGTGGTCTCGGAGCCGAGGAGCTGCACGGTGTTCAGTGCCGTCGGCGTGCTGGCGCGCGTATAGCCCGCCTGCAGCGAGAGCGCGATGCCTGGCGAGATCGGCGGCAGCCAGAGACGAGGCGTGATGCGGGTGGGCATTCCGAGGATGCCGAATCCTCGGAAGACCTGCCCGCGCAGGATGGCCGCCTGATCACCCGCGAACTGCTTGTAGTCGTATCCGGGCAGGTTCTGGTTGCGGCCGAGTTCGAAGAACTGCTGCGGCGGCGCGCCTGGCGTCGTCGCGCCGACGTCCAGTCGCGCCCCCAGGGCAAGCTTGCCGCGATTGACGCGTGCCGTGAACCGCCCTTCGACGCGCTGATACCGCAGCTGACCGTCGCCACGTTCATAGATGAGCCGCGTGCCAAGACCAGGGCGCAGGAACTCCAGCGCCACGTCGGGTCGCCACTCGAAGGTCAGGACGTTGCGGGCATAGCTCCCGTTGCGCACCGGGCGATTCGGACGGAAAGGCCTGCCGAGCCCGACGGGACTCTCGAGATAGTTCTCGACCACGCCGCGGTCCTCGGCGACGCCCGTCTCAAGCCGCACTTGCCCTTCCTGATACCGGCCGAGGAAGCGTTGAACCAGCAGCATCGCCGAGCGGCGATCTACATAGTCGTAGTCGTCGCGCCCGAAGAAGGCGCCCGTCGTCGTACCCGAGTCGTACGGATTGCGAAAGTCGTTCGTGATGTCGAGGGAGCGTCCAGCGCGTAGTTGCGCGATGGTGCGCCCACGACGCTTCTCGACGACCGCCCGTCCGCGCAGGGTCTGCTCGCCCCAGGAATATCCCACGGCGCCGCGGAGTGCGAGTCCCGGCGAGCGATCGCGAAACCGGTACACGGCACCGATGCCCGTGAACACGCCCTGCACCTTGTCCATCCGGATCACATCGAGAAAGCGTTCGGTCTCGATGGAGAAGCGCGGCGGGCCCGTCGCACTCCACTGGTCCGGCGCGATGTCGTTGAAGTCGTCAGCGGACACGATCGCGTTGGCGGTCCCGAGGTCACTGCGCCACTCGGAGTAGGCCGCGAGCGAGTCGGTCGCCTCGACAATGAGGCGGAAGGGCTGCACCCGGAGCGTGTCCTCCGGCGCGCCGACAGCGACGCCCTCGGGTATCGGCAGCAGCGTGCGGTCCCGGTAGCGCGTGAGGATGCGGAAGACCGCGCGGCTCTCGCCGACGGTGTTGGAGGTGGCGTGGGCCTCGAAGCGCTGGTAGGCTGGCAGCCAGAACTCGCCATTCACCTCGGCATTCTCCGCTTCAACGAACGCGATTCCTTGCAGCCGGGCCTCGCGCAGGAGGTCGAAGCGCGGCTTCGGTCCGCCCACGGTGGCGAAGTAGCCGCGAATCCGCACCAGCTGCTTGCGTGTGGCATCGAGGTCCAGCTCGCCGACGAAGACGACGCTGCGATTCGGCACGTCGTCGCGCAAGCCGACTTCAACCCGTACGATGGGAATCTCCCGACCATCCACGCGCATCGTGACGAGGGTGTCGCCGCCCGAGAAGCGATAGTAGGTATCGCGGTCGTCGGCGAGCGGATGGACGGCGTAGAGTGGATCGCCGCCACGGCGATCTCGCCGCCGGCGACTCGCCTCCGACGTATCGCGCCCGAACAGCAGCGCCAGGCGGTTACCGTACAACGAGGGAATTGCCCATCCGACGCGGAAGAAGCCCAGCGTGGCCGGGCTCGTCCCCAGCGACTGCGAGCGATACCCGACGACGCGCTGTTCGTAGCGGCCGGTACGGTCCCATCGGAGCGTGCTCGCGATCTGCTCCAGCTGGACCGACATCTCCATCCGCTCGGAACGGCGGTTGCCGATCGATATTTCCGACTCCAGCCGGGCGTGATAGCCGCCAAGCGCGTCGGGGACGCGGCGATTGATGTCGGCTGCTTGAGCCACGAGGACTCGCAGCGCTTCAGACGCATAGCACGCGGTATCACACGACAGCGCCTGGGCCGGCGCCTGGGCAACCACGACGAACAGCGCGAGAAGGGAGAGCAGGTATCGATGCACGGGTGACTGCAAGTGTAACGCGGGAGCCCAGCGCGCGGATTCACGCGGGCCGCTTGTTTCTACCCCGTCAGGGCCGCATTCTTGCCGCCGTGCCTCCCACTCCGTCGCCAACGCCAGCCAAGTTGCGCCCGATTCCGCTGGCGCTCGGCCCGCTTGTCTTCCTGCTCCTCCGCCTCTGGGCTCCCGGCGGCCTCGACGGTCCCCAGGCGACCGTGCTCGGGGCGGCGGCCTGGATGGCCACCTGGTGGATCAGCGAATGCCTGCCGTTGGCCGTGACCGCGCTGCTGCCCATCGCGCTGTTCCCGATGCTCGGGGCGACGACATCGCGGGAAGCGACCGCACCATTCGCGAACGAGGTCGTCTTCTTGTATTTGGGCGGATTCCTGCTGGCTGAGGCGCTGCAGCACTGGCGCGCCCACGAGCGCATCGCTTTTGGCGTCATCCTGCGGGTGGGTACCGATTCTCGGCGGCTTGTCTTCGGCGTGATGCTGGCCACTGCGTTCATCTCGATGTGGATCTCCAATACCGCGACGGCGGCGATGATGTATCCCATCGCGCTGGCCATCGGCGCGCGTTTCGGAGACGGACCGTCGGCACGCAGCCAGCAGGTGGCGCTGTTGCTCGGCGTCGCGTTTGCCGCGAGCATCGGGGGAATGGCGACGCTCATCGGCACGCCGCCAAACCTGATTCTCGCGGGAGCGGCACGTGAGCTCATCGGGGTGTCGCTGGACTTCTTCACGTTCCTGAAGTTCGGCCTGCCGATTGCCATCATCCTGTTGCCGGTATGCTGGGCGCTGCTGGTCTTCGTGTTTCACCGCGATCGGCTCGTGCTCGGCGCGGAGGGCGTCGAGTCCCTGAAGGCGCAGCGCGACGCGCTTGGATCGATGACCCTGGGAGAGCGCCGGGTCGTCACGATTTTCGTCTGTATGGCGTTGGCCTGGTTCTTCCGCGAACCGAAGGTCATCGGCCCGGTGACCGTGTTCGGACTCACGACGCTGCTGCCGGGACTCACGGACGCTGGCATCGCGATTATTGGCGGTATCTCGCTGTTTCTCACCCCAGGGCGTGATGGCGCCGGGGGGGCGGCGCGACCGCTTCTTACGTGGCGCGAAGCGCGTGGCCTGCCGTGGGACGTGCTCCTGTTGTTCGGCGGCGGCCTCTCGCTCGCCGGGGCGATGGACTCGACGGGGCTCGCCACTCGCATCGGGCTTTGGATGAGCGGCCTTGAAGGCTATCCGCTCCCGGTCGTGCTGATCGGTGTGGCGGTTGTCACGGTGATCATTTCCGAGTTGGCGTCCAACGCCGCCACGGCCTCGATGGGAATGCCCGTGGCGGTGGCGCTCGCCGCGGCGCTTGGCCAACCACCGCTGCTGCTGATGCTCACGATTGGCCTCTCGGCCAGCGCCGGGTACTCGTTGCCGATGGCGACACCCCCGAACGCCATCGTGTTCGGCAGTGGCGCACTCACCGTTCGCGATATGGCGCGGGCAGGCCTCGCATTGGACTTCGTGGCGATCCTCACCGTGGTCGGCACGCTCCTGATATTGTTCTAGCGTGCTCCGCAGCTACTCCTTCATCGCCGACACCGACTCGCTCGAAGCATTGCGCCGCCTGCGCCGTGGGTGGGCGGGCTGGGAAATTGCTGAGGGTGAGTTTCGCGTTCGGTTGCGCGACGGCGGTACGGTACGCGCTCACGTGGACCGAGCTGAGATTGAGCCAGGCTTTGAGGTGTCCTGTCTCGTCGCCGACTTCCTTCCGGAGCAGGGAGAACTCCCGGCGCGCGACTCCGCATTTTCGTCGCACGGCAACGACGTCGTGCTCTTTCGCGGTGTGACCTGGCTCGAGCGCCGCCCCGATATGGGACCGGATCACACGATTCAGTTCAGCGGAATTCCTGGTATCGAGATTCCGGCGACCGCGGAGGCGCGCTGCGACTTCACCGACGCGTTCGCGGTGGCGACAGACGGAGGAGCCGTCGTCGTGCGCCTAGCGCTGCGACCGGGCTGGCTCGAGCTCGTGGAGGACCCTGAGGAAGTATCGAAGTTTTTCGCGCTGCGAGGCTACACTTGAGTGTGATCTTGGTTATGGCGCTATGAAGCGTTGTTGGTGGTGCGGTGATGATGCCTTGTACGTGCGCTATCACGACGTTGAGTGGGGCGTACCGGTCACCGAGGACATCGTTCTGTTTGAAAAGCTCGCGCTTGAGGGTTTTCAAGCAGGGCTCTCGTGGATCACGATTCTCCGCAAGAGAGAGCGTTTTCGTGAGGTCTTTCAGGGATTCTCGCCCGATCGAGTGGCCGCCTTCCGCGAGCGCGACCTCCAGCGCCTGCTGCGCGATCCGGGAATCATTCGGCACCGCGGGAAGATCGAGGCAGTGATTGGCAACGCGCGCGCGTATCGCGAGCTCGTCGCGCGCGAGGGGTCACTCGCGCGTTTCGCCTGGTCCTTCGCTCCGGCGTTGCCGCGTGTTCCGCGTGCTCGCGGCGACATCCCAGCGCAGACGGTGGAGTCCGAGGCGTTTTCCAAAGAGCTGAAGCGCCGGGGATGGCGATTTGTCGGCCCCACAACGGCGTACGCGTTCTTTCAGGCGATGGGACTCGTGAACGACCATCTCGCGGACTGTCACCGCCAATCTGCGGTCGCTACGTTGCGCGCGAGGGTCCTGGCGTCTGGCGTGCGCTAGTGGGTAATCCTAGCTGGTGCCGCCCAGCTGGCGTTCTCCGGTAATCGCCTCGAGAGCGCTGCGCGCGTGGGCGCGCAGTCGCACCTCGCCGAGTCGTAGGGCATCGAGGACCGTCAGAACGCGGTACGTCTCTGGCGCGTGATCTCGTAACTGTGCGGCGCGCGGATGCAGCGGCGTCAGGCTGAAACCGCGCACGGCGCCGTGGGTGTTCGCGGCCGGCCACACCACCACATCCGGCGCATCGACCAGTTCGCTTAGCGGCCCGGCGGAATAGGCGGTCGGCACGCCATTCGCGAGTGGCCCGCGGAGCACGGGAAACGAATATCGAAGACCCCCGAGCGCGAAATCCACGAAGGCCCGCGCGTTGGTCCGGCGCTGCTCCGGTCGCAACAGGCCCGCGATCTCGAGGCGCCCCAGTGCGACGTGCACCTGACTGGCCGAAGCGGCCAGTTCGTCGGCGATTTCGGCCAGCGTGCCGGCCGGCGATAGCAGACGCGCAGCGACAACGACATCAAACGGCCTGGTTTGGATTGGCTTTCGCACGCAGTATTCTATTTTCCAGAATAACGAAAGTCAATGAATGAGAAGCGCTAAGCAGCGCGCCTCTGATCACCTCGATCCGCAGCCCAACTGGCAATCCCGCCCCCAATAAGGA contains these protein-coding regions:
- the murB gene encoding UDP-N-acetylmuramate dehydrogenase — translated: MHHTPSSGRSQSSAELAAALAPALGVDRLRRDVPLAPYTTFRIGGPADVLYDATTAEELATAVTAARRAGIPVFVLGLGANILVGDLGVRGLVVRNRADAVHIGVDGRVYAESGAIIADVIKATVAAGWSGLEHYVGIPSSVGGAVWQNLHFLSPAPERARTMFIAEVVAAVDLLLPTGERQRVRGDEMQFGYDVSRLHGSGEIALGVEFQLAAGDAAEMHRIQQENLAWRGARHPWLEVHPSAGSIFKKIEGVGAGRLIDQCGLKGFRIGDAQISHIHANIMVNLGQATAADVRRLIVHAQEAVRAKCSQSLEPEIGFIGEFSAT
- a CDS encoding SLC13/DASS family transporter, with product MPPTPSPTPAKLRPIPLALGPLVFLLLRLWAPGGLDGPQATVLGAAAWMATWWISECLPLAVTALLPIALFPMLGATTSREATAPFANEVVFLYLGGFLLAEALQHWRAHERIAFGVILRVGTDSRRLVFGVMLATAFISMWISNTATAAMMYPIALAIGARFGDGPSARSQQVALLLGVAFAASIGGMATLIGTPPNLILAGAARELIGVSLDFFTFLKFGLPIAIILLPVCWALLVFVFHRDRLVLGAEGVESLKAQRDALGSMTLGERRVVTIFVCMALAWFFREPKVIGPVTVFGLTTLLPGLTDAGIAIIGGISLFLTPGRDGAGGAARPLLTWREARGLPWDVLLLFGGGLSLAGAMDSTGLATRIGLWMSGLEGYPLPVVLIGVAVVTVIISELASNAATASMGMPVAVALAAALGQPPLLLMLTIGLSASAGYSLPMATPPNAIVFGSGALTVRDMARAGLALDFVAILTVVGTLLILF
- a CDS encoding DNA-3-methyladenine glycosylase I; protein product: MKRCWWCGDDALYVRYHDVEWGVPVTEDIVLFEKLALEGFQAGLSWITILRKRERFREVFQGFSPDRVAAFRERDLQRLLRDPGIIRHRGKIEAVIGNARAYRELVAREGSLARFAWSFAPALPRVPRARGDIPAQTVESEAFSKELKRRGWRFVGPTTAYAFFQAMGLVNDHLADCHRQSAVATLRARVLASGVR